The Monomorium pharaonis isolate MP-MQ-018 chromosome 5, ASM1337386v2, whole genome shotgun sequence genome includes a window with the following:
- the LOC105834962 gene encoding synaptobrevin homolog 2 isoform X1, translating to MLSSGKRSLSREDIRAADKDEKESLLEHDSDLDEEMLFTVYHCSQPSTSNKSENVDRKMDSVKLQIQEVADVMRDNVQKVMDRGERLEDLQEASDRLNMAGNEFREAAKRAQRRAWLQNVKSRIIIISITVTIVLFIVVLDIMVLYLVLR from the exons ATGTTATCATCCGGTAAACGCAGTTTATCCAGAGAAGACATCAGAGCCGCAGACAAAGATGAGAAA GAGTCGTTATTGGAGCATGACAGTGATCTCGACGAGGAGATGTTATTCac aGTATATCATTGCAGCCAGCCCAGCACGTcaaataaaagtgaaaatgtTGACAGAAAAATGGATAG tgTCAAGCTGCAAATTCAAGAGGTGGCGGACGTGATGCGGGATAATGTTCAAAAAGTGATGGATCGTGGCGAGAGACTGGAGGATTTACAGGAGGCAAGCGATCGTCTGAACATGGCTGGAAATGAATTTAGAGAAGCCGCGAAAAGAGCGCAACGAAGAGCGTGGCTGCAGAACGTCAAATCGAGGATTATTATTATCAGCATTACTGTGACAATTGTGCTTTTTATTGTTG TTTTGGACATCATGGTACTTTACCTGGTTCTCAGATAG
- the LOC105834962 gene encoding synaptobrevin homolog 2 isoform X2: MLSSGKRSLSREDIRAADKDEKESLLEHDSDLDEEMLFTVYHCSQPSTSNKSENVDRKMDSVKLQIQEVADVMRDNVQKVMDRGERLEDLQEASDRLNMAGNEFREAAKRAQRRAWLQNVKSRIIIISITVTIVLFIVVSIVVKYV, from the exons ATGTTATCATCCGGTAAACGCAGTTTATCCAGAGAAGACATCAGAGCCGCAGACAAAGATGAGAAA GAGTCGTTATTGGAGCATGACAGTGATCTCGACGAGGAGATGTTATTCac aGTATATCATTGCAGCCAGCCCAGCACGTcaaataaaagtgaaaatgtTGACAGAAAAATGGATAG tgTCAAGCTGCAAATTCAAGAGGTGGCGGACGTGATGCGGGATAATGTTCAAAAAGTGATGGATCGTGGCGAGAGACTGGAGGATTTACAGGAGGCAAGCGATCGTCTGAACATGGCTGGAAATGAATTTAGAGAAGCCGCGAAAAGAGCGCAACGAAGAGCGTGGCTGCAGAACGTCAAATCGAGGATTATTATTATCAGCATTACTGTGACAATTGTGCTTTTTATTGTTG taTCCATTGTTGTGAAATACGTCTAA
- the LOC105834962 gene encoding synaptobrevin homolog 2 isoform X3, which produces MLSSGKRSLSREDIRAADKDEKESLLEHDSDLDEEMLFTQPSTSNKSENVDRKMDSVKLQIQEVADVMRDNVQKVMDRGERLEDLQEASDRLNMAGNEFREAAKRAQRRAWLQNVKSRIIIISITVTIVLFIVVLDIMVLYLVLR; this is translated from the exons ATGTTATCATCCGGTAAACGCAGTTTATCCAGAGAAGACATCAGAGCCGCAGACAAAGATGAGAAA GAGTCGTTATTGGAGCATGACAGTGATCTCGACGAGGAGATGTTATTCac CCAGCCCAGCACGTcaaataaaagtgaaaatgtTGACAGAAAAATGGATAG tgTCAAGCTGCAAATTCAAGAGGTGGCGGACGTGATGCGGGATAATGTTCAAAAAGTGATGGATCGTGGCGAGAGACTGGAGGATTTACAGGAGGCAAGCGATCGTCTGAACATGGCTGGAAATGAATTTAGAGAAGCCGCGAAAAGAGCGCAACGAAGAGCGTGGCTGCAGAACGTCAAATCGAGGATTATTATTATCAGCATTACTGTGACAATTGTGCTTTTTATTGTTG TTTTGGACATCATGGTACTTTACCTGGTTCTCAGATAG